The sequence ATGGCCGAGGCCATCTTTAAGGCCCTGGGGCGGGCCCTGGACGAAGCGACGCGGTTGGACGGGCGCATTGACGGCGTTCTGTCGACCAAAGGAACGTTATAAAAGGAGGAGAGGCGGCATGATTGCCATTATCGATTACGGTATGGGCAACTTGCACAGCGCCGCTAAGGCTTTTGTCCGGCTAGGGGCCGAGGTGACTGTAACCGACCGGCCGGAAGTCATTGCCGCTGCCGCCAAAGTAGTACTGCCTGGCGTCGGCGCGTTCGGCGACTGTATGCGCAACCTGCACCGCGCCGGTCTGGTGGATGTCATTCGCGACGTCATCGCCCGGGGGGTGCCGTTTTTGGGTATCTGCGTCGGGTTGCAGATGCTGTTTGAAGGCAGTGAGGAAGACCCGGACGTGCCCGGGCTGGGCGTTTTTCCCGGCATGGTGCGGCGGCTGACCGCGCCGGGGCTGAAAGTGCCGCATATGGGCTGGAACAGTCTCGAGTTGAAGCAGTTTAGCCCGTTATTTCAGAATTTGCCGGATCCGGCCTATGTCTATTTCGTTCACAGTTATCACGCCGCTGCCGCTGAAGCGTCCTTGGTTACGGCGGTGACCGAGTATGGCGGTACGGTCACGGCGGCCGTGGGGCGCGGCAATGTTCAGGCGGTA comes from Sporolituus thermophilus DSM 23256 and encodes:
- the hisH gene encoding imidazole glycerol phosphate synthase subunit HisH, with translation MIAIIDYGMGNLHSAAKAFVRLGAEVTVTDRPEVIAAAAKVVLPGVGAFGDCMRNLHRAGLVDVIRDVIARGVPFLGICVGLQMLFEGSEEDPDVPGLGVFPGMVRRLTAPGLKVPHMGWNSLELKQFSPLFQNLPDPAYVYFVHSYHAAAAEASLVTAVTEYGGTVTAAVGRGNVQAVQFHPEKSGAVGLSILANFKEMV